In Pseudothermotoga hypogea DSM 11164 = NBRC 106472, the following are encoded in one genomic region:
- a CDS encoding 23S rRNA (pseudouridine(1915)-N(3))-methyltransferase RlmH: protein MRIDVFVLGKLKDFAQIANEYVKMLSQFHEVKLLELGHENIEDTSSLKRDSAKVLRMLRDDDHLILLDEHGKDFDSISFAHHISELIMTRGKLVFLVGGPLGVDDSLKKRANERISLSKLTLTHRIATIVLLEQLFRSFKILSNQKYHY, encoded by the coding sequence TTGAGAATTGATGTGTTCGTTCTGGGCAAGCTGAAGGACTTCGCGCAGATCGCCAACGAATATGTCAAGATGCTTTCGCAGTTCCACGAGGTGAAACTGCTCGAGCTGGGGCACGAGAACATCGAAGACACCTCCTCTCTGAAGAGAGATTCGGCGAAGGTTCTCAGAATGTTGAGAGACGACGATCACCTCATCCTTCTGGATGAGCACGGTAAGGACTTTGACTCGATTTCCTTCGCTCATCACATCTCTGAACTCATCATGACCAGAGGCAAACTCGTTTTTTTGGTGGGTGGGCCCCTCGGTGTGGACGATAGTTTGAAAAAAAGGGCAAACGAAAGAATTTCACTTTCAAAGCTGACGTTAACGCATCGAATCGCAACGATAGTTCTTCTGGAGCAACTTTTCAGAAGTTTTAAGATTCTGAGCAACCAGAAGTATCATTATTAA
- a CDS encoding cytidine deaminase, with protein sequence MNETKLIEKAIEAMSKAYAPYSKFKVGAALLTKSGRIFTGCNVENASFGLSICAERVAIFSAVAAGEVQFEKLVVVANTDSPVSPCGACRQVMSEFGDFEVLLVNTRREVVRTRVSELLPRAFKLREG encoded by the coding sequence ATGAACGAGACCAAGTTGATAGAAAAAGCGATTGAAGCGATGAGCAAAGCCTACGCACCCTACTCCAAATTCAAGGTCGGTGCAGCACTTTTGACGAAGTCTGGCAGGATCTTCACAGGTTGCAACGTGGAAAATGCATCGTTCGGTCTATCCATCTGTGCGGAACGGGTGGCGATATTCTCAGCTGTTGCGGCAGGTGAGGTACAATTCGAGAAGCTCGTTGTTGTTGCGAACACAGACTCGCCCGTCAGCCCGTGCGGTGCATGCAGGCAGGTCATGAGTGAGTTCGGAGATTTTGAAGTTCTGCTCGTCAACACAAGGAGAGAAGTGGTCAGAACCCGAGTCTCTGAGCTTCTACCACGTGCTTTCAAACTCAGGGAGGGATGA
- the era gene encoding GTPase Era: MKSGFVTLVGRPNVGKSSLINSFVGRKVLIVTEKPQTTRNRIRCVYTDSEHQIIFIDTPGIHKPMHRLGHFMVEAAIQAMKGVDLILFVVDATKGLGEPEERIVELLRASKNRTFLVINKIDLAEDYHRWAELAKEKYEFEKVFFTSVVKNEGIAELFEAVKSAMPDGPMYFPPDTVTDRPLSFQFAEIIREKVLLLTRDEVPHCVAVIVDEITERENGVMYVAATIYVERDSQKGILIGKDGRMIKQIGTLARLEMEQITAKKIYLDLHVKVKKNWRDKDFIILNEIGMKDDLR; the protein is encoded by the coding sequence TTGAAGTCTGGTTTCGTCACACTCGTTGGAAGACCAAACGTTGGCAAGTCCAGTCTGATCAACAGCTTCGTGGGAAGAAAGGTTCTCATCGTGACTGAGAAACCACAGACGACGCGTAATCGCATACGTTGTGTTTACACCGATTCTGAACACCAGATCATCTTCATCGACACACCTGGAATCCACAAACCTATGCACAGGTTGGGACACTTCATGGTCGAGGCCGCGATACAGGCGATGAAAGGTGTGGATCTGATACTGTTCGTTGTGGACGCAACGAAGGGTCTGGGAGAGCCCGAAGAACGTATCGTTGAACTCCTCAGGGCTTCCAAGAACAGAACGTTCCTGGTTATCAACAAGATAGACCTCGCTGAGGATTACCATCGATGGGCGGAGCTGGCCAAGGAGAAATACGAGTTTGAAAAGGTTTTCTTCACCAGTGTGGTTAAAAACGAGGGAATCGCAGAGCTGTTCGAAGCTGTCAAGTCGGCTATGCCGGATGGTCCAATGTATTTTCCGCCCGACACGGTTACGGACCGCCCACTCTCGTTCCAGTTCGCAGAGATCATCCGTGAAAAGGTTCTGTTGCTCACGAGAGACGAAGTTCCACATTGCGTTGCGGTGATCGTGGATGAGATAACTGAGAGGGAAAACGGGGTGATGTACGTGGCCGCGACCATCTACGTCGAGAGGGACTCGCAGAAAGGAATACTCATAGGCAAGGACGGTAGGATGATAAAGCAAATCGGCACGCTCGCCAGGCTCGAGATGGAGCAGATCACCGCTAAAAAGATATACCTTGATCTGCATGTGAAGGTCAAGAAAAATTGGCGGGACAAAGATTTCATAATCCTGAACGAAATAGGGATGAAGGACGATCTGCGATGA
- a CDS encoding alanine/ornithine racemase family PLP-dependent enzyme — protein MRPRLYVDLSKIRANAQRVLEFLSKHGIELVAVTKVTLGDPNIARVLREAGVRIIGESRIQNVERLISSGVTGPFMMLRIPQLSEIDSIVGLCDYILVSELDVVRKIEELCREKKHRTKLIYMVDVGDLREGVWYENAVEEVVQAAKMCDWAELCGVGTNLGCYGGVLASEENMRMLLNIRDNVERLTKKSFPIVSGGNTSALKLVEEERLPQGVNQFRVGEAIYLGTDVTNNREISWLERDAFILEAEVIELKTKPSVPVGETGFDAFGRKPNFFDKGWRRRAILALGEQDTVPGQLKPLDEKVEVIHASSDHTIVDISDVDRSIRVGDTMKFRLTYAALLRAMTCPHVEKIYV, from the coding sequence ATGAGACCCAGACTGTACGTGGACCTTTCCAAGATACGTGCGAACGCGCAGAGAGTGCTTGAATTTCTATCGAAACATGGAATCGAGTTGGTCGCAGTCACGAAGGTCACACTGGGCGATCCAAACATCGCAAGAGTGCTACGTGAAGCTGGCGTTCGGATCATAGGTGAGTCGAGAATTCAAAACGTTGAAAGATTGATCTCGAGTGGTGTGACTGGGCCTTTCATGATGCTCAGAATACCCCAGCTCAGCGAAATAGATAGCATTGTTGGTCTGTGCGACTATATCCTTGTTTCTGAACTCGATGTTGTGAGGAAAATAGAGGAACTCTGCAGAGAAAAGAAACACAGAACGAAGCTGATCTACATGGTCGACGTGGGTGATCTCAGGGAGGGAGTCTGGTACGAAAATGCGGTGGAAGAAGTGGTGCAAGCCGCGAAAATGTGTGACTGGGCTGAGCTCTGTGGTGTGGGGACAAACCTTGGTTGTTACGGTGGGGTGTTGGCGAGCGAGGAAAACATGAGAATGTTGTTGAACATCAGAGATAACGTTGAAAGGCTCACCAAAAAGTCCTTCCCCATAGTTTCTGGTGGCAACACGTCGGCTTTGAAACTGGTTGAAGAGGAAAGGCTCCCACAGGGTGTGAACCAGTTCAGGGTGGGGGAAGCGATCTATCTGGGTACGGATGTGACGAACAATAGAGAAATAAGCTGGCTTGAAAGAGATGCGTTCATACTTGAAGCGGAAGTGATAGAGCTGAAGACCAAACCGTCCGTTCCAGTGGGCGAAACGGGTTTCGATGCTTTTGGTAGGAAGCCAAACTTCTTTGACAAAGGTTGGCGGCGAAGGGCGATACTTGCACTCGGAGAGCAAGACACCGTGCCGGGCCAGTTAAAACCGTTGGACGAGAAGGTAGAAGTTATACACGCATCGAGCGATCACACAATCGTTGATATCAGCGATGTGGACAGATCGATCCGCGTGGGAGACACAATGAAATTCAGACTCACGTATGCAGCCCTGTTGAGAGCGATGACTTGTCCCCACGTCGAAAAGATTTACGTGTGA
- a CDS encoding hemolysin family protein, producing MEDPYGSLLQLLIMILLLAFSALFSASETALTSLSRLKLIKKNEQESIHRVNRMLTAVLIMNNFVNLMLSSVATLLFVRLFSNLNEGLVALLGTIFVTLIVLVVGEISPKIYAREYSERVYQRVDRLLRFLDRVLAPLINPLLHISNLLVRLLGGKAMEDAPFITTEDIINAVSAGTEGGTISKQEGMIVERTFEMSETDIKEIMTPRVDVVAISESATIEEFIKLVNEEGYSRIPVYKEDIDDIVGICYVKDAVGLIEELGWEVARNKKVSEIMREPIFVPETMKVSTLLRVFKEKKMHMAIVVDEFGGTAGIVTLEDILEELVGEIMDEYDYDETSGIKKVTENSYMVRGTTPLNDIERELDVEFPPTEHETLAGYLLEQFQRIPSVGEELDVNGFHFKIVAATKSKIERVLMTIKRGETNERDQVDRKSD from the coding sequence GTGGAGGATCCTTACGGTAGTTTGTTGCAGCTTTTGATAATGATCTTGCTACTGGCCTTTTCGGCACTTTTCTCAGCCTCGGAGACGGCCCTGACGTCTTTGAGCAGGCTTAAACTGATCAAGAAAAACGAGCAAGAATCGATCCACAGAGTCAACCGTATGTTGACCGCGGTTTTGATCATGAACAACTTCGTCAATCTCATGCTTTCGTCTGTCGCCACGTTGCTGTTCGTCAGGTTGTTCAGCAATCTGAATGAGGGTCTCGTGGCTTTGCTTGGAACGATCTTCGTCACGCTGATCGTGCTCGTGGTGGGGGAGATTTCTCCGAAGATCTACGCGAGGGAGTATTCTGAACGTGTGTACCAGCGCGTGGACAGGCTGTTGAGATTCTTGGATCGAGTTCTTGCTCCTTTGATAAACCCGCTGCTCCACATCAGCAACCTGTTGGTGCGTCTGCTGGGTGGCAAGGCGATGGAGGATGCACCGTTCATAACCACTGAAGACATTATCAACGCCGTGAGCGCTGGCACCGAGGGTGGTACGATAAGCAAACAGGAAGGAATGATTGTCGAGCGTACTTTCGAAATGAGCGAGACCGACATAAAGGAGATCATGACGCCCAGGGTGGACGTGGTTGCCATCAGTGAGAGCGCCACGATAGAAGAATTCATCAAACTTGTGAATGAAGAGGGTTATTCACGAATCCCTGTTTACAAGGAAGACATCGACGACATCGTAGGCATCTGCTATGTGAAGGATGCCGTGGGGCTCATCGAAGAGCTGGGATGGGAAGTCGCCAGAAACAAGAAAGTTTCGGAAATCATGAGAGAACCCATATTCGTGCCTGAGACCATGAAGGTGAGCACGCTGTTAAGGGTGTTCAAGGAGAAGAAGATGCACATGGCGATCGTGGTGGATGAGTTCGGTGGCACTGCAGGCATCGTAACGCTGGAGGACATCCTCGAAGAGCTCGTAGGAGAGATCATGGACGAGTACGACTACGACGAGACGAGTGGGATAAAGAAGGTGACAGAGAACAGTTATATGGTGAGGGGCACGACACCTTTGAACGACATCGAGAGAGAACTTGACGTCGAATTTCCACCGACCGAGCATGAAACACTTGCAGGTTATCTGCTCGAACAATTTCAGAGGATTCCTTCCGTCGGCGAAGAGCTGGACGTGAACGGCTTTCACTTCAAGATTGTCGCCGCGACTAAGAGTAAGATAGAAAGAGTTTTGATGACGATAAAGAGGGGAGAAACGAATGAACGAGACCAAGTTGATAGAAAAAGCGATTGA